The following coding sequences are from one Paenibacillus tundrae window:
- a CDS encoding sugar phosphate isomerase/epimerase family protein encodes MQAQDKGIYSFSTCWNIRKHTVGADMIREIAELGFSRVELNYNVTKEMLTTIEPMIERGEIGISSVHNTFPHDPDPDYGTDSVLLGFEDEAKRQRAIELLVGSAEYAHRYGGEAVVVHPGEVPFPEDISKDLSKFYNEEGPDSPKYRSKWEELMERRQALSAGYVEKIIVSLDEVCNRAAAKGLNVRFGIETRSRPQQIPTLAEAKTIVQALKGAPVGIWYDTGHAIMMDRLGLYDSVGEMQGLMDDIVGVHIHETLGLSDHWCPYVHSKDMHFYDAYLPMIERAQVKVYELKSACQAGEIHESHDLLMKKLERVD; translated from the coding sequence ATGCAGGCACAGGACAAGGGAATATACTCGTTTTCAACTTGCTGGAACATCAGGAAGCATACGGTTGGAGCAGATATGATTCGAGAGATTGCAGAGCTTGGCTTCAGCCGGGTGGAGCTTAATTATAATGTGACGAAGGAAATGCTCACCACTATAGAGCCCATGATTGAGCGAGGAGAGATCGGAATCTCCAGCGTTCATAATACCTTCCCACATGATCCAGATCCAGATTACGGCACAGACTCTGTCTTGCTTGGCTTCGAAGATGAAGCGAAGCGGCAGCGAGCGATTGAATTGCTGGTAGGATCAGCGGAATATGCCCATCGCTACGGAGGGGAAGCCGTAGTTGTACATCCCGGAGAGGTACCCTTCCCAGAGGATATCAGCAAGGATCTTAGTAAGTTCTATAACGAAGAAGGGCCGGATTCACCGAAGTATCGCAGCAAGTGGGAAGAACTGATGGAGCGTCGGCAGGCTCTTAGTGCGGGCTATGTCGAGAAAATCATCGTGAGTCTGGATGAGGTCTGTAATCGTGCGGCTGCCAAAGGTCTAAATGTGCGCTTTGGGATCGAGACGAGATCCAGACCCCAACAGATTCCTACACTCGCGGAAGCAAAGACGATCGTTCAAGCACTTAAAGGAGCTCCAGTTGGTATCTGGTATGATACGGGTCATGCCATCATGATGGATCGACTAGGTCTCTATGATAGTGTAGGAGAAATGCAGGGACTGATGGACGATATCGTAGGTGTCCATATTCATGAAACGCTTGGACTTTCGGATCACTGGTGCCCATATGTACACAGCAAGGATATGCATTTCTATGATGCCTATCTGCCGATGATAGAGCGTGCACAGGTGAAGGTCTATGAGTTGAAGTCCGCCTGCCAAGCAGGCGAGATTCACGAGAGTCATGACTTGTTAATGAAGAAGCTTGAACGGGTAGATTGA
- a CDS encoding ABC transporter permease has product MTITYLKRYWQLYALISLPLIYFLIFRYGPMYGVQIAFKDFNLFQGINGSEWIGFDAFREVFGMRDFYTTLRNTFMLNFLDLLVSFPAPIILAIMLYEVRFKWFKKISQTILYIPHFISWVIIGGIVYQLFGNQSGMVNGLLESMGLNSIPFLTEKNPWLVTYLFTGVWQSAGWGTILYLAALTGVNKELFEAAEIDGASRLKKIWHITLPSIKPTIVTLLILNLGQMVSIGFDRPYIIGNTAVREYSDVLSTFVYRVGLESGQYTLATVVGLFQAVVGLIFVLGSNYISKKATGEGIL; this is encoded by the coding sequence TTGACCATCACATACTTGAAAAGGTATTGGCAATTATATGCGCTCATCTCACTGCCTCTGATCTACTTCTTGATCTTTCGTTACGGCCCAATGTACGGGGTTCAGATCGCTTTTAAGGATTTCAACTTGTTTCAGGGCATCAACGGGAGTGAGTGGATCGGTTTCGATGCTTTCCGTGAAGTATTTGGAATGCGGGACTTCTACACCACATTACGAAATACGTTCATGCTTAATTTTCTAGATTTGCTCGTTTCATTCCCTGCTCCAATTATCTTGGCGATCATGCTCTATGAAGTTCGGTTTAAGTGGTTCAAAAAGATTTCACAAACGATCCTGTACATTCCTCACTTTATTTCTTGGGTTATTATCGGGGGAATCGTGTATCAATTATTCGGCAATCAATCCGGTATGGTGAACGGTTTGCTGGAGAGTATGGGGCTGAACTCCATACCATTTTTGACAGAGAAGAATCCATGGCTTGTTACGTACCTGTTCACAGGGGTTTGGCAGAGCGCTGGATGGGGAACCATTCTGTATCTGGCTGCATTAACCGGCGTGAACAAGGAATTGTTTGAAGCTGCTGAGATTGATGGAGCGTCACGTCTGAAGAAAATCTGGCATATTACCTTGCCTAGTATTAAACCAACGATTGTCACTTTGCTTATTCTGAATCTCGGACAAATGGTCAGCATTGGTTTTGATCGTCCTTACATTATTGGTAACACTGCTGTACGTGAATACTCTGATGTACTGAGTACCTTCGTGTACAGGGTTGGTTTGGAATCTGGACAATATACACTGGCGACTGTCGTCGGACTCTTCCAGGCTGTTGTAGGACTGATCTTCGTACTCGGTTCAAATTATATTTCGAAAAAGGCGACCGGTGAAGGTATTTTGTAA
- a CDS encoding extracellular solute-binding protein, with protein sequence MTRRATKGSTKKWMGLALTMVMGVSLLAGCSSASDQSAEGGASGSGERVTLKVEVFDRGNSPSPHTITNNYLTKFVQEKFGDPNNIDVQFVPVQRSEETTKLNVLMASPSDVPDIVFVYDSSVFYRYAQQGGLTDVGELLNEHAPNLKEYLGDDLLKFGQLEGQQFAIPGKRAITARYNSYIRQDWLDKVGMKAPTTTDELYETLKAFKEKDPGNLGSKNIPMGMALAPAQYETLIYSFIKPVQDGLTYSQRYELPLHDGFKDAMQFLNKLYNEGLISKDFSLDEEKAQLVKDFQNGNIGYMSEDVGQILYADGMLDNLYKNVPDSKVVAVDAYTNPNVDNKHIKSRYGSNGMYIMIPKSSKRSVEAVKYLDWMASGTNLLEMNTGVEGENYDMVDGVPVVKDDAPQDVKDRLYNGGDMAIIANGKVVGDQAANEAAWIAGFPERNQELMRQSIDIANTDTIGPVIFSKPIEAESKYGTALNDKLKVLIVKTAMAKPADFEAVYEKEMNDFMSLGGTELKKELEAALQ encoded by the coding sequence ATGACAAGAAGAGCAACCAAAGGGAGTACGAAGAAATGGATGGGTCTGGCGCTTACAATGGTAATGGGAGTTTCACTGTTAGCAGGATGTTCATCTGCATCTGATCAATCGGCTGAAGGCGGTGCATCAGGTAGTGGTGAGCGTGTCACCTTGAAAGTAGAGGTATTCGATCGTGGTAACAGTCCTTCTCCACATACGATCACGAATAACTACTTAACTAAATTTGTTCAAGAGAAATTTGGCGATCCGAATAACATTGATGTGCAATTCGTACCTGTTCAACGTTCAGAAGAAACAACCAAGCTCAACGTGTTAATGGCCAGCCCCAGCGACGTTCCAGATATTGTGTTTGTATATGACTCCAGTGTGTTCTACCGTTACGCTCAGCAAGGCGGTCTAACTGACGTAGGCGAGCTTCTTAATGAACATGCACCTAACTTAAAAGAATATCTCGGCGATGACCTGTTGAAATTCGGTCAGCTTGAAGGTCAGCAATTCGCTATTCCGGGTAAACGTGCCATTACGGCTCGTTATAACTCATATATCCGCCAGGATTGGCTTGATAAAGTTGGCATGAAAGCTCCAACAACAACCGATGAGCTGTATGAAACGTTGAAAGCATTCAAAGAGAAAGATCCAGGCAATCTAGGCAGCAAAAACATCCCAATGGGTATGGCACTAGCCCCAGCCCAGTATGAAACATTGATCTACTCCTTTATTAAACCTGTACAAGATGGACTTACGTACAGTCAACGTTACGAGCTACCATTGCATGATGGCTTCAAAGATGCGATGCAGTTCCTTAACAAGCTATACAATGAAGGTCTGATCAGCAAAGACTTCAGTCTTGATGAAGAAAAAGCGCAATTGGTCAAAGACTTCCAAAACGGTAATATCGGCTACATGTCTGAGGACGTAGGTCAGATTCTGTATGCAGATGGTATGCTTGATAATTTGTACAAAAATGTACCGGATAGCAAAGTTGTAGCAGTTGACGCTTATACTAACCCGAATGTGGACAACAAACACATCAAATCACGTTATGGTAGCAACGGGATGTACATCATGATTCCAAAAAGCAGCAAACGTTCGGTTGAAGCAGTGAAATACTTAGACTGGATGGCTTCTGGAACGAACTTGCTGGAGATGAACACCGGTGTCGAAGGTGAGAATTACGATATGGTTGATGGTGTTCCAGTTGTTAAAGATGATGCACCACAGGATGTCAAAGATCGTCTCTACAACGGCGGTGACATGGCGATTATTGCCAATGGTAAAGTAGTTGGAGATCAGGCAGCCAATGAAGCTGCATGGATTGCAGGCTTCCCAGAACGTAACCAAGAGCTGATGAGACAGTCCATTGATATCGCGAATACGGACACGATCGGTCCGGTTATCTTCAGCAAACCGATTGAAGCAGAATCTAAATATGGTACGGCGCTAAATGATAAGTTGAAAGTGCTTATTGTAAAAACTGCGATGGCTAAACCGGCAGACTTCGAAGCGGTATATGAAAAAGAAATGAATGATTTCATGTCACTGGGTGGCACAGAACTGAAGAAAGAGCTTGAAGCAGCACTTCAGTAA
- a CDS encoding carbohydrate ABC transporter permease, producing MSERTSNRVFDIVNITFISLFVIFCLAPFLHTIAISLSSNRAITSGEVTIFPKEFNWDAYIQVFSDQSMIYSLGFTSVLTVATTVLCMLFTLAAAYPLTKKKLKGRKLFMYVIIITMFFSGGMIPEYLLIRDLNLLNSVWALILPGLVSPFNLIILISFFRGIPESLEESAEIDGSSHVHTLFKIILPLSMPVLATLALFYAVGRWNGFQDSLLYINDPKLYPLQLKLFQMVQNNMVSELTLMEGANRAPLTPESLKAATVIFATVPILLVYPWLQKYFVSGAMLGAVKG from the coding sequence ATGAGTGAACGCACCTCAAACCGGGTTTTTGACATCGTTAATATTACCTTTATCAGTTTGTTTGTTATCTTCTGTCTGGCTCCGTTCTTGCACACGATTGCGATCTCACTAAGTTCCAATCGGGCAATTACATCTGGTGAAGTGACCATATTCCCTAAAGAATTTAATTGGGATGCGTATATTCAGGTATTCTCTGACCAATCAATGATCTATTCACTGGGCTTTACGAGTGTTCTAACGGTAGCAACCACTGTGCTATGTATGCTCTTCACACTAGCAGCTGCATATCCGTTAACGAAGAAAAAATTGAAAGGGCGCAAGCTCTTCATGTACGTCATCATCATTACCATGTTCTTCAGTGGCGGGATGATTCCAGAATATTTGCTCATTCGTGATCTGAACTTGCTTAATTCCGTCTGGGCGCTGATTTTGCCGGGTCTCGTAAGTCCGTTTAACCTGATTATCCTGATTTCCTTCTTCCGCGGCATTCCAGAAAGCTTGGAGGAATCGGCTGAGATTGACGGTAGTTCGCATGTACACACACTCTTTAAAATTATATTGCCATTATCTATGCCTGTATTGGCTACACTGGCTCTATTCTATGCGGTTGGTCGCTGGAATGGCTTCCAGGATTCACTGCTGTATATTAATGATCCGAAGCTGTACCCGCTGCAGCTTAAACTCTTCCAAATGGTACAAAACAATATGGTCAGCGAGCTTACGCTCATGGAAGGTGCTAACCGTGCACCATTGACCCCAGAGAGTCTCAAGGCAGCAACGGTTATATTTGCAACCGTACCGATTCTGCTCGTGTATCCTTGGCTGCAAAAGTATTTTGTCAGCGGTGCGATGCTTGGCGCGGTAAAGGGTTGA
- a CDS encoding helix-turn-helix domain-containing protein yields MSRTWYYRLLFSYFPIFFLTVTILIFIAFVFINDISRAETKKADRISSNYLADTVDHTIRDIELSLMEAVQNDQAYRDYFNHRVGANSETVYAIAQSLRELTSSSSWIESIYLYDNMNKSVVTVSGPRDVESFSDKAWIEQTVSGKLSPGWQPVREYDGGIIQRAPIRVLTVNKDMPLPFGSQGTLVINIKMSSIEQTVDNMVNGQLSFMTILNRDGQVVYNAHLDDEDATEGRVLNTLTLDRLGWTLSSGIKAGNLFGWVSVISYVWVVIAIVTVVSAIIYIIYVTRRNYKPIQIIMNRIEAHQIRTLEDSGSRKDEMKMIDGALENLINHMMDYDDKKRENVLLQRSKLFNSLLHGEHLDQATARLEELSPFDTVGESVRFAVVVGEINRYEKGFQELYTRGEQNTLKFALMNVLQELSRNKGMQCWAEWVSADRIAILFLSTEDSSEHDMTGQIRDVAEDCRFWVDQNLRISLSFGIGPIADGIGTIRESYTGAEAVMHRKWLMNGDVGLAESGEKSKPLIETYTYLQMIADFVKRFRMSSGQWREELEEIFAAFERNMLPDEDIQSLIQAMLQMLSREVALMSDELQEKLSEDNMNKWLKSIEEAATLADVKALLFEDLTDLFRTYVSVTETKSYKAMVNEMKSYIEEQFANPDLSLKHLSDRFQISGKHASYLFKTEFNMKFVDFVTELRMKETERLLCTTELALQDIAVKVGYANGITLGRVFKRVTGITPGDYRRAKREHHTDES; encoded by the coding sequence TTGTCCCGTACTTGGTATTATCGGTTACTATTTTCGTACTTTCCTATTTTCTTTCTGACTGTGACCATACTCATTTTTATCGCGTTTGTTTTCATTAATGACATCTCTAGGGCCGAAACGAAAAAAGCAGACCGCATCTCATCCAACTATCTAGCGGATACGGTAGATCACACCATCAGAGATATCGAATTATCATTGATGGAGGCGGTGCAGAATGACCAAGCCTATAGAGACTATTTTAATCATAGAGTTGGGGCGAATTCCGAAACAGTCTATGCGATTGCACAGAGTTTGCGTGAGTTAACCAGTTCTTCTTCATGGATTGAATCCATCTATTTATATGACAATATGAATAAGAGCGTTGTGACGGTAAGTGGGCCTAGAGATGTGGAGAGCTTCTCTGACAAAGCATGGATTGAGCAGACGGTATCTGGGAAGTTATCTCCGGGATGGCAGCCCGTTAGAGAGTACGATGGAGGTATTATTCAGCGTGCCCCTATTCGAGTGTTAACCGTTAATAAGGATATGCCTTTGCCTTTTGGATCCCAAGGTACACTTGTGATTAATATTAAGATGAGCAGTATTGAGCAAACGGTCGATAACATGGTTAACGGACAACTATCCTTCATGACGATTCTGAACCGAGATGGTCAGGTAGTATACAATGCACATTTGGATGATGAGGATGCTACAGAAGGAAGAGTATTGAACACGCTTACGCTCGATAGATTAGGTTGGACGTTATCCAGTGGGATCAAGGCGGGGAATCTGTTTGGATGGGTATCTGTCATTTCTTATGTATGGGTAGTCATTGCCATTGTGACCGTCGTTAGTGCGATCATCTACATCATTTATGTTACACGTCGAAATTATAAGCCAATTCAGATTATTATGAACCGGATTGAAGCACATCAGATTCGGACACTTGAAGATTCGGGATCTCGTAAAGATGAGATGAAGATGATTGATGGTGCACTTGAAAATTTGATTAACCACATGATGGATTATGATGATAAAAAGAGGGAAAATGTACTGTTGCAGCGCAGCAAGCTGTTCAACAGTCTGTTACATGGCGAGCATCTGGATCAAGCCACAGCCCGGCTTGAGGAGCTATCTCCATTTGACACCGTGGGAGAGTCTGTCCGCTTCGCTGTTGTCGTTGGAGAGATTAACCGTTATGAGAAGGGATTTCAAGAGCTTTATACGAGAGGTGAACAAAATACTCTTAAATTCGCATTGATGAATGTGCTACAGGAGCTCTCACGCAACAAGGGCATGCAATGCTGGGCTGAATGGGTCAGTGCAGACCGGATAGCTATTCTATTTCTCTCCACAGAGGATAGCAGCGAGCATGATATGACTGGGCAGATTCGTGATGTTGCAGAGGATTGTCGGTTCTGGGTTGATCAGAATCTACGTATCTCGCTAAGCTTTGGGATCGGGCCGATTGCAGATGGCATTGGAACTATTCGAGAGTCTTATACTGGTGCAGAAGCGGTCATGCATCGGAAATGGCTGATGAACGGAGACGTGGGTTTGGCCGAGAGCGGGGAGAAATCGAAGCCATTAATAGAAACGTACACCTACTTGCAGATGATTGCTGACTTTGTTAAGCGATTCCGAATGTCGAGCGGCCAGTGGAGGGAAGAGCTGGAGGAGATTTTCGCGGCGTTTGAACGTAATATGCTGCCGGATGAAGATATTCAATCCCTCATTCAAGCGATGCTACAGATGCTTAGCCGTGAAGTGGCACTAATGTCGGACGAACTTCAGGAGAAATTGTCAGAAGACAATATGAACAAGTGGCTCAAGTCGATAGAGGAAGCAGCGACACTTGCTGATGTAAAAGCATTGCTGTTCGAGGACTTAACCGACCTGTTCAGAACGTATGTCTCGGTGACAGAAACCAAGAGCTACAAAGCGATGGTCAATGAGATGAAAAGTTATATTGAAGAACAATTTGCCAACCCTGACCTGTCTCTGAAACATTTGAGTGATCGGTTTCAGATCTCTGGCAAACATGCGAGTTATTTGTTCAAGACAGAATTCAATATGAAGTTTGTGGACTTCGTGACCGAGCTGCGAATGAAGGAGACGGAACGACTTCTCTGCACAACTGAATTGGCATTGCAGGATATTGCCGTGAAGGTAGGGTATGCTAATGGTATTACGCTGGGGCGTGTATTTAAACGGGTTACAGGCATTACGCCAGGCGATTATCGCCGAGCGAAGCGTGAACATCATACGGATGAGTCCTAG